The sequence TATAAGGTTAATGTATGTAAGATTATTCATTTTGTTATTTGACAGCAATACTCATTTAACTTGTTTTTTGGCACTTATTAATCCAATAAGTAATAAAAATAATTACAAACATAAGCATTATGAAATATTTATCATGTCTTATATTAAAGTGAACTTTAAGGTTTTAGGGGGTTTTATTTTTAATTAATAGATTTGGATTATAGGTTAAATGGAAATTACCTACAGTGTTGCGATGCTAAAAAATTAGGGGCGGTCGCGACCTTTCTAGCAGAATATACCTTAGCCTACTGGTATCGTTTTATTTCTCATTATTAGTTTAAGAAAATCTAACCAGTTGCCTGGTCAGATTTACCGCTATACTCGTTGGCCCTCGGTGCGATTAATTTGATAGTGCGTGTTGCGGGTGTACTCCTAGCCATCCAGGAGATGGTTCGCCTTTTACTTCTCCGAGATATAAACCAATTTGCGTACGGAAACGCTCCACAGCAGCACGGTCATTCATAAAGGCTTCAAAGGCTTTATGGCTGGTATTTTTGTATTCCCATATCGGTTTATATCCCTCGGGTGGTGTAACATCGGTACGTACAGACCACATGTACCATACTTCTTTCTGCGTTTTTTTGTCCAACAGCCAGTTTAGATAAAGTTTGGCTGCTTCTGGATGCTTGGCCTTTTTGAAAATGGCAGCCCGCTGTGCCCACGAAATAAAGGGATCATGCTCTGGCAAAATAAATCGTGAACGGGCCTTAGCATCAGGGACCAATGCCCCATCAGTCGAAAAGGTCGCCACAGCCTTACCACTTTCAACATCATCTGCTGGAGCTTGAGTTCCACGAACGTAGATAGGATTTTGCATGTTGAATTTTGCTACATAGTCCCAGCCATAGTGCTCTACTGCCTGTTTGAACCAAAAAAGAACGGCATCATCGTCATTAGGATAGGTGACTACAATTCTTCCTTTTAGCTCTGGGCGTAGATAATCTTTCATTTCGCGCGGCCAGTCTTTTTGTGCCAACAGCGTTGTGTTAACAACATTACTGAAAGCATCTACAAATACACCTGTCCAGGCTCCATCTTTATCGCGAAAATCCGGCCAAATCTTATCCCAACCCACCGGTTTGTAATTGAGTAATAGGCCATCCTGCTTCCAACGTGGATAATCTTGCAGTGTTTGTAATTGTGCGATATCGGGTATTAGCGAGTCCGTTGCCAGTTGATTATCAATACGAGCGTCATGGAACTTACTGTAGTCAACGATAACGTCCAGCTTCATCCCAGGGAATCGGTCTTCAAATGCCTTTTTAATTCCATTTTGCTGCGTTGACGTGTCTCCACCTGCGTAGACAATAACGGTACCTCCTTCATCTAGCGCGCTTCGATACAGTTCATCCAGAGAACGCGTTTCTTGCACTGCCGTTGCCTGCGTGGAAAACGAGATCATCGTCGACATAACCACACAACATGCAGTCGCTGCTTTTATCTTGTTATTCAATAAGTTCATAATGTGCCTTGATTGTATTTTTATCCATTTATTATTGTTGGATGAGGGGCTATAAAACACATACAATGCCATCCGTTATGGCATTTACCTCCGGATGAAGAAGATAGAGTCAGTAGAGATTCGCTATATTTATGTCATTATGGCATGTACAAGTCTCCACAAAATAAAAAACAGATATACCGTAAAAATAACGAACCAACTCTTATCAGAGTCTCTATTGCTTTTATATAAAGATAGAAGATAAGACCAAACTTATAAATTAACTACCACCACACTCTACTTGAAATATAGTGATAACATCACGTAATTATTTTAAGGTAATAAGAGACTACCATCAATTATTAAAACATTGTGCTTAACTTAGTAAAATATACAAACCACCCATAACAAAAATAGCTACAATGCAACACATTGTTTTTATTTTACTTTTATAGCTTTACGCATGAAAATAACGATAATTACTGAAAACCAAAAACTATCGGCGTATCGCCTTTAAGCAAGACGCATTCCGTTACAGAATAAAGTAAATAGAAATGTTTAATTATTGATATTTGTATGACATTTTATTTTTGATGTTTATAGAACATTTAATGGCTAAATCATTTTATTTTTCATAAAAACTATTTAGTATTGTACGTCTAATTAAAAATGCAACTTTAAAGCTATGTTCTGATTAATAAGAAACCATGCCTGAAAATATCGCTGATACATTTCGTAAGTCCTATCGCTGCTAATAACTAGTAGCTTAATATTATCCCACAAAAAATGAAAAACAATGACAACAAATATTGACGTACCACACACGGCAACGCCCGACTCAAGCTTGAGTTGGAAACATTTTCCAGCGGGTAAAGATGGCTTCTATCGCTCTCCGGTTTTGATAACTGGTGCCAGAGAAGCAGTGCTCATTGATGGCGGTTTTACTTTATCTGATGGCAGGTATTTACTTGAAGCTATCAAGGAAACAGGGAAAAAGTTGACGACTATCTACATTAGCCAAAGCGATCCAGACTATTACTTCAGCCTTGCCCCCATCAAAACCGCATTTCCAGATGTACGCGTTATCGCTGCACCAGAAACCATCGACGCTATCAAAAAAAGTGTTGATAAAAAAATTGAGGCTTGGGGAACTCAGCTTAAGGATAACGGACCTCAATCCTTTGCTGATATTGTTATGCCAGAACCATTTGATGACCCAGAGATAAATCTGGAGGGCCATTCTCTCAAGATTATCAATGCCGTAGGTCTTGCCAATCGCCGTTACATCTGGGTTCCTGCTTTGAGTGCTATTTTCGGTGGCGTGTTACTGTTTTCTGGCACGCATGTCTGGACTGCTGACACCGTAGGTGCTGAAGCCCGTGCTTGTTGGCTAAAAAATCTAGAGTCGATGGCATCATACAAACCCACTGTTGTCATCGCTGGGCATATGGAACCAGAGGCAGCTATTGATAATTCGGCGATAATTTATACTCGGGACTATTTACTGGCCTTCGAAGATGAACTTGCAAGGGCCAGTGATAGCGTAGAACTTATCATAGCAATGACACGCCGATATCCCGATGCTGGGATGGAGATTGCACTGAAAATTGGTGCAAAAGTTGCTAAAGGCGAAATGAGTTGGGGGTAAGAGCACTGATCCTTTTATAGATGACGCGCAGGTGATCCATAAGGTCCACTTTTTAAACTGTGGCCGTTGTGTTTACCGTGACATCTTGGGCCTCAACGGCAGTAAGGCGACGGCCCCGTAGGGGTGAGTCCTGCTTGCAGGGCGAATAATCGAACGGCGTTCGATGGAGAGTCCAGACGCCAGAAAGCAAAAAACCAGCCGTTAAGCTGGTTTCTTTAAATATGGTGCCCGGACTCGGAATCGAACCAAGGACACGGGGATTTTCAATCCCCTGCTCTACCGACTGAGCTATCCGGGCAACGGGGCGCATTAAACCGTATTGGCCGCTGATCGTCAACGAATTTATCGCTTAAAACCGTTAAAACTGTGCTGATCGCTCTCTTTTCAGGCAAGAACAGGTGAAATCCACCTAAATTGCCCTCAAATTCTATTTGAAGTCGTTAGCTCAATGCGCCATTTTTACGGCATTGGGCGACATCCAATACATCTTCTGCCAGCTGTTTAGCAACGTCAACATCTTGTAGTTGGCGCTTGACCAGTAGTTTGCTCAGGCAACCTTCCAGAATCAGCTCCATCTGTTGTGCGACCATGCCCGCATCATCGGCATCCATTTCACGCAACAGCTCTTGCGTATAGAACAGC comes from Yersinia mollaretii ATCC 43969 and encodes:
- a CDS encoding ABC transporter substrate-binding protein is translated as MSTMISFSTQATAVQETRSLDELYRSALDEGGTVIVYAGGDTSTQQNGIKKAFEDRFPGMKLDVIVDYSKFHDARIDNQLATDSLIPDIAQLQTLQDYPRWKQDGLLLNYKPVGWDKIWPDFRDKDGAWTGVFVDAFSNVVNTTLLAQKDWPREMKDYLRPELKGRIVVTYPNDDDAVLFWFKQAVEHYGWDYVAKFNMQNPIYVRGTQAPADDVESGKAVATFSTDGALVPDAKARSRFILPEHDPFISWAQRAAIFKKAKHPEAAKLYLNWLLDKKTQKEVWYMWSVRTDVTPPEGYKPIWEYKNTSHKAFEAFMNDRAAVERFRTQIGLYLGEVKGEPSPGWLGVHPQHALSN
- a CDS encoding MBL fold metallo-hydrolase, coding for MTTNIDVPHTATPDSSLSWKHFPAGKDGFYRSPVLITGAREAVLIDGGFTLSDGRYLLEAIKETGKKLTTIYISQSDPDYYFSLAPIKTAFPDVRVIAAPETIDAIKKSVDKKIEAWGTQLKDNGPQSFADIVMPEPFDDPEINLEGHSLKIINAVGLANRRYIWVPALSAIFGGVLLFSGTHVWTADTVGAEARACWLKNLESMASYKPTVVIAGHMEPEAAIDNSAIIYTRDYLLAFEDELARASDSVELIIAMTRRYPDAGMEIALKIGAKVAKGEMSWG